The DNA sequence CTCCAGCGGTGCCAGGAGGTCCAGCGGCGGTGTTGGTGCTGGTCGAGGCCGAGGCCAGTCTTCGCGGCCTGGAACGACTCCTCGATCTTCCAGCGCCGGCCGGCGACCGCGACGAGAGTGCCGAGGGAGACGACCTCGGGTGACCAGCAGCGGTAGAAGGCCAGTTCACCGGTGCGGCGGCTGCGGCGGATCAGCAGCCAGTGGTGCCCGCCGTGGGCGTCGGTGGCGTGGGGCAGGGCGACGAAGGACCAGTCGTAGTAGCGGTGGCCCTTCGCGCCTCGACCGGCGGAGAGCCGTTGCCAGGCGGTGTCGGGAAGCTCGGCGGCGAGGCCGTCGACGCGGTAGATGCCCAGGCCGGTGATCACCTGATGTGAGCAGGCCACGGCCAGGACGTAGCCCAGTCGTAGCTGACGCAGCCGGGCGGCCAGCCGCGGATCGCTGCCGTAGGCCTCGTCGCCGGTCGCCCACCGGCACGGCAGCCCAGCGGTGACCGCGGCGGCGATCATGCGGGACGCCAACTGCGGTTTGGTCGCGAAGCGCACCTGCTCAGGGACACCGGCCTCGGCGCGGCGATCAGGGTCGTCGCACCACGACTTCGGCAGGTAGAGGGCCGTGTCGAGCATCGCGTGCCCAGCCTCGGTGGCATAGACCAGGTGCACGGCGAGCTGACAGTTCTCGATCTTCCCGGCCGTGCCCGAGTACTGCCGCTGTACCCCGACGGTGTGCCGGCCCTTCTTCAGATCACCCGTCTCGTCGATGACCAGCACGGCCTCGACATCACCGAGATGCTCACCGACGAACTCGCGGACATCGGCACGAACCTCAGCGTCGTCCCACGTCACCCGGGTCAGCAGGTCCTGCATCCCGTCCGGGCTGGCGTCCCCGGCGTGCTCAGCGATGCTCCAGCAGTTCTTCCGCGGTAGCGGCGCCAACAGCCCTCGGACGAAGTCACGAACCCGGCGGCGCGGCTCGGGCCTGCGGAAACGCCGCCCGACCGTCAACATCAGCTCGTCGAACAACACCCGCCACCGCTGGGCGTCTACCCTGTATCCGGCAGCCACCGCTGCGTCATGGTCAGTCCACACAACCGTCCATGATCGACGGTGGCTGTCCTCGTACCCCCACCGCACCAAACCGCAGCTCAGCCGAGGTCAACATCCCCGGCTGGAGTACTAGGCCAAGCCGCCGACATAACCGCCGCCACGACCACGACCAGCCCTCAGGGGTAGGAACCACGGGCGTTTCAGGGCCACCGACGGCGGCCAAGTCGCCGGCCTCAGGTTCTGCCGACTGGCGGGTCGCGTCACGCGGAGACGGTTTCGTGGGGTGGGATTCAGGGCGTCGCCGTGTGTCTGGGAGCGCCGCCGTGAATCCGTACGATCAGCTTGCTGGCCTTGACCTTCCGACCCTTCAGGTGTTGGAGGCGGCTCTGGCGTTGGGTGGCCTGGTCACCGAGGTGGGGGTGTCGGCGTTGGTCGGCGCCGACGCGACGCCGTACCTGCAGCGTGCAGCCGATGCGGCGCTTGTCGCGCGGCTGCGGGCCGGCTCACGGTGAGCGGCGTCCTGCGGGAGGTCTTCGCCCGTCCGCTGGGTGTTGGCCCGGCCGCTGGGCAGCTCGCCGCCGTGTTGAACGTCGATGATCTGAAGGTCGTGGCACGCAACCTGGGGCTGCCCACGAAGGGCCGCAAGGCGGACTTGCTGGAGGCGGTGGCGGAGTTCTTCCTCGACATGGACAACGTGCACGCTCTGGTCAAGCGGATGCCAGCCGCGACGCGGACGGTGTTGGAGGAGGCTGACCGCAGTGGACGGATTCGTCGCGGCCTACCGAGCAGCCGGCATCCCCATCCCCCGCACCACCACCGACCAGGCCAACGCCGGAACACCAGTAGCCAGCCCGACGCGCCTGCTACCCGGCGACCTCATCCTGGTCCCCGGCAGCAACGGCACCTCCGCCCACCCACGCCACGTAGGCATGTACGTCGGCGAAGGACTCATCATCCAAGCTCCGCAGACCGGCGACGCCGTCAAGATCACTCGACTGAGCAGCTGGAATGGCCAGATCGCCATGATCCGACGGATCGTCGAGAGGCCTGCTTGAAGGATGCAGTCGATGCCTTCGGGTACCGGTGGTCAGGCATCCTGGCTCTCCCGTGGGCTCAACAGTCGGCCTCGAAGAGTGGCTCGCTCCGCCTACCGAGATCGAGTCAGCCTGGCCCTGCGTTCTATGACGTCAGGATGCGCGTCGCCAGGTGCCACCTTCCGGGTCGGTGCAGCCCTGCGAGGTGAATCCTTCGCCAGCACGCACGGTGACCTTCACACCGTTCGGTGCGTTGGTGATGAAGTCGTTGGCGATCGTCGAGCCGTTCTTGCCCGACCGCTCCCAGTAGCAGTCGAAAACGGGGCCCTTGACCCGGTAGGTGCCAGGCAGAATCATGCCCGCTTTCTTGCCAACGGTATAGCGCCCATCGGTGAACTGTTTTGCCGGATGGGCGCGGTTGTACTCGGCCAGCGCCGACTCGGCATCCTCCTCCGCCTCGTGCGCCGCTGCTTCGCGCACCTGAGGCTGCAGCGTCTTCCATGCCCCGGCCATCTCCGGGCAGAAGAGTTTGATCGATAGTTGCACGAGCGTGGTGTCATCCATGGCGAGGTGGTTGACGTAATCGGCGGCATCGGTGACCTCGTGATTGGCGTAGACGGTGATGTCAGAGCCAGAGGCGTTGACGTAGTCCGATGCGCGGGACAT is a window from the Micromonospora sp. DSM 45708 genome containing:
- a CDS encoding C40 family peptidase — translated: MDGFVAAYRAAGIPIPRTTTDQANAGTPVASPTRLLPGDLILVPGSNGTSAHPRHVGMYVGEGLIIQAPQTGDAVKITRLSSWNGQIAMIRRIVERPA
- a CDS encoding IS701 family transposase, which produces MLTVGRRFRRPEPRRRVRDFVRGLLAPLPRKNCWSIAEHAGDASPDGMQDLLTRVTWDDAEVRADVREFVGEHLGDVEAVLVIDETGDLKKGRHTVGVQRQYSGTAGKIENCQLAVHLVYATEAGHAMLDTALYLPKSWCDDPDRRAEAGVPEQVRFATKPQLASRMIAAAVTAGLPCRWATGDEAYGSDPRLAARLRQLRLGYVLAVACSHQVITGLGIYRVDGLAAELPDTAWQRLSAGRGAKGHRYYDWSFVALPHATDAHGGHHWLLIRRSRRTGELAFYRCWSPEVVSLGTLVAVAGRRWKIEESFQAAKTGLGLDQHQHRRWTSWHRWSTLAILAHAFLAAATTEHRHRYQPVGLIPLTVNELRHLFHVLIIEPTRRLCDPLLWSIRRRRHQARAMNSHYARQALIEP